The region TTTACTAATGTTCTTACTTCTTCACCAAGAGAATTAAATATTTTCAAAGATACTTTTCCATCATCCTTTAATGAATATTTTATTATTGTACTTGGATTAAATGGATTGGGATAATTTTGAGAAAGGAAAAACTCAAAAGGGATTCCAACTTCAACTTCTACTATATTTGAGTATTCGAATGACCCATCAAAATCTATTTGCTTTAATCTGTATTGATATTTCCCAGTTTCTAAATTCTTATCAACAAAAGAATATGCTTGGGGTTCTGTTGTTGTAACATTTCCATTTACAAAACCGATATTTATCCATTCCTCATTTTTCGTCTCTCGTCTTTCGATTTGAAATCCCTGATTATTCATCTCTGTAGCAGTAACCCAAGTAAGTAAAACATTTTCATTGATTACTTCGATAGAAAATGATGAAAGTTCTACTGGTACAATCCTGGTTGCAGTTCTGTACACCCCATCTAAATGATTCCCTGACCAAATATAGCCACTTAAATCTGTAGCAAGCCAAAATGCCCCTTGACCAGGTAATCCGTAATTTAACCATGAAATACCATTGTCATTGGTAAGATATACGTACCCCGCACTAGCATAGATATCATCATTTGAGTATACTACGAAATCAATTGGACAAGATAAGCCTGAAAAGGTATTTGTATTTAACCAATTTAATCCATCATCTGTTGTTTTATAAATCCCGCATGATCCTAACCCTGGATCATACGCACTTGCCAGAACAGAACCACCCGCCAGATAGACCAATGTAGTTACTCCAAGAAATGTATGTCTGTCCCAATTCAATCCTAAATCTGTTGAACGATATAGACCGAACCAGGAAGCAAAGTCATTTC is a window of Ignavibacterium sp. DNA encoding:
- a CDS encoding T9SS type A sorting domain-containing protein; translated protein: METKIRTRFAVHKSFNPHKLILYRFKILIILITTLLNYKTLAQTPQWEFMGLAGEEVFDIATDDSGYIYIGSNGGVFKTTDNGGTWIFKNNGLQVGLINKIFIDYEGNIFIGATSFPNTGCGLYKSTDGGEYWAKIADTLNSKLVNEFYDITIIPNEIGGIMYASNYYGIHRSTDNGITWQSTNFTDPGARNIGKNTNGYMFFGNDFASWFGLYRSTDLGLNWDRHTFLGVTTLVYLAGGSVLASAYDPGLGSCGIYKTTDDGLNWLNTNTFSGLSCPIDFVVYSNDDIYASAGYVYLTNDNGISWLNYGLPGQGAFWLATDLSGYIWSGNHLDGVYRTATRIVPVELSSFSIEVINENVLLTWVTATEMNNQGFQIERRETKNEEWINIGFVNGNVTTTEPQAYSFVDKNLETGKYQYRLKQIDFDGSFEYSNIVEVEVGIPFEFFLSQNYPNPFNPSTIIKYSLKDDGKVSLKIFNSLGEEVRTLVNEIKPAGNYEVEFNASNLPSDVYIYQLTTPGFTQARKMILAK